Proteins found in one Planococcus citri chromosome 2, ihPlaCitr1.1, whole genome shotgun sequence genomic segment:
- the LOC135835504 gene encoding endothelial lipase-like, with product MFVHVAVILFIMIRPSMEHDCPDPPTDCSRNMIKFFLYTNVEKPPKELILSEPKTIKDAKFNKGDFKFMIHGFTQWKNSLRWLVLREEYFKQKDKNWNIIFVDYSPVAREGCYWKSAVPSLQKVGECGADLLRLIFKEKKDVKLDRFHFIGFSLGAQVCAQIANSFRPDKMKISRITGCDPALPGFSLPIRDSDSLLNKKHADFVDVIHTNKGGCGVLYSSAHYDIYAENGFCQPGCDFHDPSCSHNRALRIFAESVNSKTKFLAKKCDSKVSLLSISRCTGGHKATLEVGEHCPRPKSKEEEGLYHFCTNDKPPYAKGPTES from the exons ATGTTTGTGCATGTTGCTGTTATATTATTTATAATg ATTCGACCTTCAATGGAACACGATTGCCCAGATCCACCTACAGATTGCTCCAGAaatatgattaaattttttctatacacAAA CGTAGAAAAACCaccaaaagaattgattttgaGCGAACCAAAAACAATCAAAGACGCCAAATTCAACAAAGGAGATTTTAAATTCATGATCCACGGTTTCACGCAATGGAAAAATAGTTTAAGATGGCTAGTTCTACGCGAAG aatatttcaaacaaaagGACAAAAATTGGAACATAATTTTCGTGGATTACTCGCCAGTAGCGAGAGAAGGCTGTTACTGGAAAAGTGCTGTTCCCAGTTTGCAAAAAGTAGGCGAATGTGGAGCTGATTTACTAAGGCTAATATTTAAGGAGAAAAAAGATGTGAAACTCGATCGGTTTCACTTCATCGGATTCAGTTTAGGAGCTCAAGTCTGCGCTCAAATTGCTAACAGCTTTAGACCTgacaagatgaaaatttcacgcATAACGG GTTGTGACCCTGCATTGCCAGGATTTTCTCTACCAATCAGAGATTCAGACAGCTTACTCAACAAAAAACATGCTGACTTTGTCGACGTTATTCACACAAATAAAGGAGGTTGTGGAGTGTTATACTCGTCTGCACATTACGATATATACGCTGAGAATGGCTTCTGTCAACCGGGATGTGATTTTCATG atcctTCCTGCTCTCATAATAGAGCTTTAAGGATTTTTGCCGAATCAGtcaattcaaaaacgaaatttttggctaaaaagtgTGATTCAAAAGTTTCCTTGCTTTCTATAAGCCGGTGCACTGGTGGTCATAAAGCTACTTTGGAAGTTGGAGAGCACTGTCCACGACCTAAATCCAAGGA GGAAGAAGGATTGTATCATTTTTGCACGAATGATAAGCCGCCATACGCTAAAGGACCAACAGAATCGTAA
- the LOC135834064 gene encoding lipoprotein lipase-like: MEISRITGCDPALPGFSLPVRDSDSLLNSQHADFVDVIHTNKGGCGVLYSSAHYDIYAENGFCQPGCDCHDPSCSHSRALRIFAESVNSPTKFLAKKCNSKVSLISIGRCTGSHKPTLEVGEHCPRPKCREEEGLYHFDTNDKPPYAKGPAE, encoded by the exons ATGGAGATTTCTCGTATAACAG GTTGTGATCCTGCTCTACCAGGATTCTCTCTACCAGTCAGAGACTCAGACAGCTTACTCAATAGCCAACATGCAGACTTTGTAGACGTTATTCACACGAATAAAGGAGGTTGTGGAGTGTTATACTCGTCCGCACATTACGATATCTACGCTGAAAATGGCTTCTGCCAACCGGGATGTGACTGTCATG atCCTTCCTGCTCTCATTCTAGagctttgagaatttttgccgAATCAGTCAATTCACCTACGAAATTTTTGGCCAAGAAATGTAATTCAAAAGTTTCGCTTATTTCTATCGGCAGGTGCACCGGTTCTCATAAACCTACTTTGGAAGTTGGGGAGCACTGTCCACGGCCTAAATGCAGAGA AGAAGAAGGATTGTACCATTTTGATACAAATGATAAGCCACCTTACGCCAAAGGACCAGCGGAATAA